Proteins encoded together in one Fibrobacter sp. window:
- a CDS encoding ankyrin repeat domain-containing protein yields the protein MKKMLLALCAAGLMASMTACNDTMDPNDPSSVRKYLTKQQIAFTPNQFVSFAVNSDTAKMTLFLQASFEIDQPADNGNNAVAIAANKGNLMVLNYLFDHGAKADVRNGNGEAVIDNAVMMGNKEVVVRLLEQLKKEGVDPQSLGTAVLLAAKAGKVDMLEILANAGASLETRSADGYLPIHWTVKNGNYDAMMFLISKGVDVNAKCGQGYSVLDWATNEGYTRLIKELKKKGAKITPQYLKDSKGK from the coding sequence CCGCTGGTTTGATGGCATCTATGACCGCTTGTAACGACACTATGGATCCCAACGATCCGTCTTCCGTTCGTAAGTACCTCACCAAGCAGCAGATCGCTTTCACCCCGAACCAGTTTGTTTCCTTCGCTGTCAATAGCGATACCGCCAAGATGACTTTGTTCCTCCAGGCTTCTTTCGAAATTGACCAGCCGGCTGACAATGGCAACAACGCTGTTGCAATTGCTGCAAACAAGGGCAACCTCATGGTTCTCAACTACCTCTTCGACCACGGTGCAAAGGCCGATGTCCGCAACGGTAACGGCGAAGCTGTCATCGACAACGCTGTCATGATGGGCAATAAGGAAGTTGTTGTTCGCCTCCTCGAACAGCTCAAGAAGGAAGGCGTTGACCCGCAGTCCCTCGGTACTGCAGTTCTCTTGGCTGCTAAGGCAGGCAAGGTTGACATGCTTGAAATCCTCGCTAACGCAGGTGCTTCTCTCGAAACCCGTAGCGCTGACGGTTACCTCCCGATCCACTGGACCGTCAAGAATGGTAACTACGATGCTATGATGTTCCTCATCAGCAAGGGTGTGGATGTCAACGCTAAGTGTGGTCAGGGCTACTCTGTTCTCGACTGGGCAACCAACGAAGGTTACACCCGCTTGATCAAGGAATTGAAGAAGAAGGGCGCAAAGATTACCCCGCAATACCTCAAGGACTCCAAGGGTAAATAA
- a CDS encoding DUF3450 domain-containing protein — protein MKFSFLSKLCLCLCLTCVYAGAQETVESIRRQIKAVEAETAREKSLHDAEKKRHAEFVEVGRKKVQALAQQNKTLKAEIDSLKVEVKNLADARQKTTGTIKYFENRKAKYGTSLAKVIDSLAPVFESDFPYRNEEVVNSVKEIANQLSKGLIEADDGLNRTLEIFYDRIRLGYTTEVWKGFLQVDARSVAGTFMRYGAVAAIFVSNDGNDVLWLNRTENGGYVWKNVSDDLAMRTALKDVMKVAEGKTAPKLVTIPVALPKEAK, from the coding sequence ATGAAGTTTTCTTTCCTTTCCAAGCTGTGTCTATGCTTGTGCCTTACCTGCGTCTATGCGGGTGCACAAGAAACGGTGGAAAGCATCCGTCGCCAGATCAAGGCGGTAGAAGCTGAAACCGCTCGAGAAAAATCCTTACATGATGCCGAAAAGAAGCGCCACGCAGAATTCGTGGAAGTGGGCCGCAAGAAGGTCCAGGCTTTGGCTCAGCAGAACAAGACGCTGAAGGCAGAAATTGACTCTCTGAAGGTGGAAGTCAAGAATCTTGCCGACGCACGTCAGAAGACCACCGGCACCATCAAGTACTTTGAAAACCGCAAGGCAAAGTACGGCACTTCCTTGGCAAAGGTTATCGATTCCTTGGCTCCTGTGTTCGAATCCGATTTCCCGTACCGTAATGAGGAAGTGGTGAACAGCGTAAAGGAAATTGCAAACCAGCTCTCCAAGGGCTTGATCGAAGCCGACGACGGTTTGAACCGCACTCTTGAAATTTTCTACGACCGTATTCGCCTGGGTTACACCACCGAAGTTTGGAAAGGCTTCTTGCAGGTGGATGCACGCAGCGTCGCAGGTACCTTTATGCGCTATGGCGCTGTTGCCGCCATCTTTGTTAGCAACGACGGTAACGACGTACTTTGGCTGAACCGCACCGAAAACGGTGGCTACGTTTGGAAGAACGTTTCCGATGACCTGGCCATGCGTACTGCCCTCAAGGACGTGATGAAGGTTGCCGAAGGAAAGACTGCCCCCAAGCTCGTCACCATCCCGGTGGCACTTCCTAAGGAGGCCAAGTAA
- a CDS encoding MotA/TolQ/ExbB proton channel family protein — protein MNRLQVRGSRPQVRGSRLQARGTKCHCEPRRGVAIVALLFALCSVPALAQQGGESIDAVKKRAELNSAKADLEEARKKRDMAVAARWKDRETANQERELFNEKYQENKEKVDALMSERARLFEDVRVAREDLAQVKLQAEKARAEYLSLAAGPERLETLAKFQEQGIPFKIAERVEVQNKVKKEMGLYRDDPLRIAKSILNVAKNELEFTREIQMEQAELVFGTAVAEGSRLRLGGLYAMQMANAVMDSAGNRPSALMLPVAGEKKRAFSWQENLTPETKTDVSKVFAEAKDSAFVKVPVDVLLSTELSSELANHQETTWKDELQTFFKNGGILMYPIVTIFGLGLLIVLWKFLWIMIRGFGGLGVRRTLKTLEAGDVAKAREQVKKAHGLVGKVLKTVLLKEYGGRAAAEKALEEQFSAQVPKIESGLTWVSVFAATAPLLGLLGTVMGMIELFDVITMHGTSDPKLLAGGISIALVTTEAGLIVAIPLQLLHTFLANRADALRGRMEKAGLAVLNALWIREK, from the coding sequence ATGAATAGACTCCAGGTTCGAGGCTCCAGGCCCCAGGTTCGAGGCTCCAGGCTCCAGGCTCGAGGTACGAAATGTCATTGCGAGCCTCGAAGAGGCGTGGCAATCGTAGCATTACTCTTCGCACTTTGCTCTGTTCCCGCCCTTGCCCAGCAGGGTGGTGAATCCATCGACGCCGTCAAGAAACGTGCCGAACTGAACAGCGCCAAGGCTGACTTGGAAGAAGCACGTAAGAAGCGAGACATGGCTGTGGCTGCCCGCTGGAAGGATCGCGAAACTGCAAACCAGGAACGTGAACTCTTCAACGAAAAGTATCAGGAAAACAAGGAAAAGGTGGACGCTCTCATGAGCGAACGCGCTCGCCTTTTCGAAGACGTCCGTGTGGCCCGTGAAGACTTGGCCCAGGTCAAGCTCCAGGCCGAAAAGGCTCGCGCCGAATACTTGTCCTTGGCCGCAGGTCCGGAACGTTTGGAAACTCTGGCTAAGTTCCAGGAACAGGGAATTCCTTTCAAGATTGCAGAACGTGTGGAAGTGCAGAACAAGGTCAAGAAGGAAATGGGCCTGTACCGCGACGACCCGCTGCGTATTGCAAAGTCCATCTTGAATGTGGCAAAGAACGAACTTGAATTTACTCGCGAAATCCAGATGGAACAGGCGGAGCTGGTATTCGGTACCGCCGTTGCCGAAGGTTCCCGCCTACGCCTCGGCGGTCTCTACGCCATGCAGATGGCAAACGCCGTCATGGATTCCGCAGGCAACCGCCCGTCGGCCTTGATGCTGCCGGTTGCTGGCGAAAAGAAGCGTGCCTTTAGCTGGCAGGAAAACCTCACTCCCGAAACCAAGACCGACGTGTCCAAGGTTTTCGCCGAGGCAAAGGATTCCGCATTCGTGAAGGTTCCTGTGGACGTTCTCCTCAGTACCGAACTTTCCTCCGAACTTGCTAACCATCAGGAAACCACTTGGAAGGACGAACTCCAGACCTTCTTCAAGAACGGTGGCATCTTGATGTATCCCATCGTCACCATCTTCGGCCTCGGCCTCTTGATCGTCCTCTGGAAGTTCCTCTGGATTATGATCCGCGGCTTTGGCGGCTTGGGCGTACGTCGCACCCTCAAGACTCTGGAAGCTGGCGATGTGGCTAAGGCTCGCGAACAGGTGAAGAAGGCTCACGGTTTGGTGGGCAAGGTTTTGAAGACCGTTCTCCTCAAGGAATACGGTGGCCGTGCCGCTGCAGAAAAGGCTTTGGAAGAACAGTTCTCTGCCCAGGTCCCGAAGATTGAATCCGGCCTCACTTGGGTTTCTGTGTTTGCTGCAACCGCTCCGCTCCTGGGCTTGCTTGGTACCGTCATGGGTATGATTGAACTTTTCGACGTGATTACCATGCACGGTACTTCCGACCCCAAGCTTTTGGCTGGCGGTATTTCCATCGCCCTCGTGACTACGGAAGCTGGCCTTATTGTGGCTATCCCGCTGCAGCTCCTGCACACCTTCCTGGCTAACCGTGCCGACGCTCTCCGCGGCCGCATGGAAAAGGCTGGCCTCGCAGTTCTTAACGCCCTTTGGATTCGCGAGAAGTAA
- a CDS encoding MotA/TolQ/ExbB proton channel family protein, which produces MVLGVDQNSVLEAAFGILFRGGWVLAPIFALGWFGWFLMLERYGYYFMLRGKSSAAFWHTLKKKGEDVAFDKLSRRPYGYFYALVKDIRDHRDEGPIAVRNAMEATRHRISLNLAKSLKTISTCAAIAPMLGLLGTVSGMVHTFETIQLFGFGNPVLLADGISEALLTTQAGLLVAFPLMLAYNYLASCVEKVEDLAWSEALKFESYALSCHPERSEGSSTEVNK; this is translated from the coding sequence ATGGTCCTTGGCGTTGATCAAAATTCCGTTCTAGAAGCGGCCTTCGGCATCCTCTTTAGAGGTGGCTGGGTGCTCGCCCCGATCTTTGCATTGGGGTGGTTTGGATGGTTTTTGATGCTGGAACGCTACGGCTACTACTTTATGCTTCGTGGCAAATCCTCCGCCGCATTCTGGCACACCCTGAAAAAGAAAGGGGAGGACGTGGCCTTCGACAAGTTGAGCCGTCGCCCGTACGGTTACTTCTACGCCTTGGTGAAGGACATCCGCGATCATCGCGACGAAGGTCCCATCGCTGTGCGCAACGCCATGGAAGCAACACGCCATCGCATTTCCTTGAATCTTGCAAAGTCCCTGAAGACCATTTCCACCTGTGCCGCCATTGCTCCCATGCTTGGCTTGCTTGGTACGGTTTCCGGCATGGTCCATACTTTCGAAACGATCCAGCTTTTCGGTTTCGGTAACCCGGTGCTTTTGGCCGACGGTATTTCTGAAGCCTTGCTCACTACCCAGGCCGGCCTTTTGGTGGCGTTCCCCTTGATGCTTGCATACAACTATCTGGCCAGCTGTGTGGAAAAGGTGGAAGACCTCGCCTGGAGCGAAGCCCTGAAATTTGAATCTTATGCGCTGTCGTGTCATCCTGAGCGTAGCGAAGGATCTAGCACGGAGGTAAATAAATGA
- a CDS encoding biopolymer transporter ExbD produces MSFIRKRTRDAGGIDVSPMLDMVFILLIFFIVTSTFTRETGVDVTKPKASSAKDLAKESILIGVTRQGTIHINETQVNLTTLNTVLRQMMAEAPDRPVIIVSDRDAPNGVVVDILDECNLAKVRKVSISANKEE; encoded by the coding sequence ATGAGTTTTATCCGTAAACGCACTCGTGATGCTGGTGGCATCGATGTTTCTCCGATGCTGGACATGGTGTTCATCTTGCTCATCTTCTTTATTGTTACTTCCACCTTCACCCGTGAAACCGGTGTGGACGTAACCAAGCCTAAGGCAAGCTCCGCCAAGGACCTGGCCAAGGAAAGCATTTTGATCGGCGTGACTCGCCAGGGCACCATTCATATCAATGAAACTCAGGTGAACCTCACCACCCTCAATACGGTGCTGCGCCAGATGATGGCCGAAGCTCCGGACCGCCCCGTGATTATCGTAAGCGACCGCGACGCTCCCAACGGAGTTGTGGTAGACATCTTGGACGAATGTAACCTCGCTAAGGTCCGCAAAGTTTCCATCTCCGCCAACAAGGAAGAATAA
- a CDS encoding TonB family protein — MKHFSFTDFIAKYFRFPVAFVLSFVVSAVFFLAVPVLNALLFDKGVKTEKELEAVTEVEVLVSEKKPEVKQKVLRTVVNPNPFKISSNMGTSRSQNFSMDLSLARGAAGDGVAVGTGGMENVVYEAGEVDEQAQVLREIQPKFPERAKRLGISGYVKVLLVIDVYGDVAQTQVLTLDPPGYGFETEALNAVRQWKFSPAQLGGYPVAQKATKEFRFVK, encoded by the coding sequence ATGAAGCACTTCTCTTTCACAGATTTTATCGCAAAGTACTTCCGGTTTCCGGTAGCATTTGTGCTTTCCTTCGTGGTTAGCGCGGTGTTCTTCCTTGCGGTTCCTGTGTTGAATGCTTTGCTCTTCGATAAGGGCGTCAAGACCGAAAAGGAACTGGAAGCCGTCACCGAAGTTGAAGTTCTCGTTAGCGAAAAGAAGCCCGAGGTGAAGCAGAAGGTTTTGCGCACCGTGGTGAACCCCAACCCCTTCAAGATTTCTTCCAACATGGGTACCAGTCGCAGCCAGAATTTCTCCATGGACTTGTCCCTTGCCCGCGGTGCCGCTGGCGATGGTGTTGCCGTGGGAACTGGTGGCATGGAGAACGTGGTTTACGAAGCCGGTGAAGTGGATGAACAGGCTCAGGTCTTGCGTGAAATCCAGCCCAAGTTCCCGGAACGTGCAAAGCGTCTGGGAATTTCCGGCTACGTTAAGGTTTTGCTGGTGATCGACGTTTATGGCGATGTGGCCCAGACCCAGGTCCTGACTTTGGACCCGCCGGGCTACGGCTTTGAAACCGAAGCTTTGAATGCTGTTCGTCAATGGAAGTTTAGCCCCGCTCAGCTAGGCGGATACCCCGTAGCACAAAAGGCTACAAAGGAGTTCCGCTTTGTCAAGTAG
- a CDS encoding tetratricopeptide repeat protein: MSSSRICHSEPILRHSEPKAKNPVVMFLVYMMALVSFASAAEDYFFKANELYDQGRYKESVPLYRAAIDEGRYEPFAWFNLGNALVQLGRKEVALVAYKRTVELLPNFEKAWMLMGDIYYLAGDAGEAIAAYKRAVELGVESDHVHFALAECYMKGRDWTLAQKNFERALQLNPDRMDAWYGLAEVYEKLGDYEYAIKTLQNALQMTATAGADVHFTMAYYYRSMDSTKKSLNEMENGLLMDPENVSARRYLAQMYVKAESPWMAIFTLEEGLRHSKGKADLNLDLGQIYFTQKRYDEAFECYMKAWLAGNSQGRIGAENVGHVFSNAGETEKAESLYKRIREKK; encoded by the coding sequence TTGTCAAGTAGTCGCATTTGTCATTCAGAACCAATCCTGCGTCATTCTGAGCCGAAGGCGAAGAATCCAGTCGTTATGTTCCTTGTGTACATGATGGCGTTGGTCTCTTTCGCTTCTGCGGCGGAGGATTATTTCTTCAAGGCTAACGAGCTTTACGACCAGGGGCGTTATAAGGAATCTGTCCCTCTGTATCGTGCCGCCATCGACGAAGGTCGTTACGAACCTTTCGCCTGGTTCAACTTGGGCAATGCTCTCGTGCAGCTGGGCCGTAAGGAAGTGGCTCTTGTGGCTTACAAGCGCACCGTGGAACTGTTGCCCAATTTCGAAAAGGCCTGGATGCTCATGGGTGACATCTATTATCTCGCAGGGGATGCGGGGGAGGCCATTGCCGCCTACAAGCGCGCCGTGGAGCTGGGAGTAGAATCGGACCACGTTCATTTCGCCCTGGCTGAGTGCTACATGAAGGGTCGCGACTGGACCCTTGCCCAGAAGAACTTTGAACGGGCCCTCCAGCTGAACCCCGACCGCATGGACGCCTGGTACGGCCTTGCCGAAGTCTACGAAAAGCTGGGCGACTACGAATACGCCATCAAGACCCTGCAGAATGCCCTGCAGATGACCGCCACCGCCGGCGCCGACGTCCACTTTACCATGGCCTATTACTACCGCAGTATGGACTCCACCAAGAAGTCCCTGAACGAAATGGAGAACGGACTCCTCATGGATCCCGAGAACGTTTCCGCCCGCCGCTACCTGGCCCAGATGTACGTGAAGGCCGAATCCCCCTGGATGGCGATCTTCACCCTGGAAGAAGGCCTCCGCCACAGCAAGGGCAAGGCCGACCTGAACCTTGACCTGGGGCAGATCTACTTTACCCAGAAGCGTTACGACGAAGCCTTTGAATGCTACATGAAGGCCTGGCTGGCCGGCAATTCCCAAGGCCGCATCGGTGCCGAAAACGTAGGCCACGTCTTCTCCAACGCGGGGGAGACCGAAAAGGCCGAAAGCCTCTACAAGCGCATCCGCGAGAAGAAGTAA
- a CDS encoding Rpn family recombination-promoting nuclease/putative transposase, with amino-acid sequence MNRERFAWFLGELKAKNDNGEDIDAFVKQYENETVYIYNDACLRKIFATQANLPLTTDLLNASLNLIGSDRIMDPSLRNPFIPGDLGYRSVEPDIVLTTNGENGVKDRISIEFQHEGGDLYKDRLVLYVSRHESNMVKPGEVPKLDNLHIISFQLFDTFPWVHSKNYRHTIKLMNQDHDVFFDKLTITLVEVKKFRIRAAEFAGDYSRIAQWLRAIDALNENADFTPFANDPVFRLLQQEVKLCNFSSRFLLKEAMGMTDMTLVKYNAAKENSKQIARNMLAEGASIEFVAKTTKLTVEEIKAL; translated from the coding sequence ATGAATAGAGAACGATTTGCCTGGTTCCTTGGAGAACTGAAAGCAAAGAACGACAATGGCGAGGACATTGACGCCTTTGTCAAGCAGTATGAAAACGAAACCGTCTACATCTATAACGACGCTTGTCTTAGGAAGATTTTCGCAACCCAGGCGAATCTTCCTCTGACGACGGACCTGCTGAATGCGTCCCTGAATCTCATCGGGTCTGACCGTATCATGGATCCCAGCCTTCGCAATCCCTTTATCCCTGGCGATTTGGGATACAGGTCAGTGGAGCCGGATATTGTCCTGACGACTAACGGTGAGAATGGCGTCAAGGACAGAATCTCTATCGAGTTCCAGCATGAGGGTGGGGACCTTTACAAGGACCGCTTGGTGCTTTACGTGTCCCGTCACGAAAGCAACATGGTGAAGCCTGGCGAAGTTCCGAAACTGGACAACTTGCACATCATCAGTTTTCAGCTGTTCGACACGTTCCCGTGGGTTCATTCCAAAAATTACAGGCACACCATTAAGTTGATGAACCAGGATCACGATGTATTTTTCGACAAGCTGACTATCACCCTGGTGGAAGTCAAGAAGTTCCGTATCCGTGCCGCAGAGTTCGCTGGCGACTACAGTCGTATTGCTCAGTGGTTGCGCGCCATCGACGCCTTGAACGAAAACGCCGATTTCACGCCCTTCGCAAACGATCCTGTTTTCAGGCTCTTGCAGCAGGAGGTGAAATTATGTAACTTTAGTTCAAGGTTTCTTCTGAAGGAGGCTATGGGTATGACAGATATGACTTTGGTGAAGTATAATGCTGCAAAGGAAAATTCCAAGCAGATTGCCCGCAACATGCTTGCGGAAGGAGCTTCAATTGAGTTTGTAGCAAAAACGACAAAGCTCACTGTAGAGGAAATCAAGGCTTTGTAG